A single genomic interval of Celeribacter indicus harbors:
- a CDS encoding helix-turn-helix domain-containing protein — MQTDDIGGFVEDGSPVIGTVTGFSRGTMPDTHAHRRGQLAWCPDRPVTVETGRALHLVSPGMAIWLPPDCPHRIRAGGARQSVNLYALPGHAPLPDHPAPFALGSLEREVLRTLAGAPRSDRREPAFARLTAVLWDRLARPAGAPGLPLPADPRLRRIALTHLDGAEQPLDRWAEALGLSRRSLQRLVARDTGRNWATWMRALRLARALAPLMAGASVQTAAHAAGYATASGFVAAFHAAYGITPGQMQRRMGV, encoded by the coding sequence ATGCAGACGGATGACATCGGCGGCTTTGTCGAGGACGGCAGCCCGGTGATCGGCACTGTGACGGGCTTTTCCCGCGGCACCATGCCGGACACCCATGCGCACCGGCGCGGGCAACTCGCCTGGTGCCCCGACCGGCCCGTCACGGTCGAGACCGGGCGCGCGCTGCATCTGGTCTCCCCCGGCATGGCGATCTGGCTGCCGCCGGACTGCCCCCACCGGATCCGTGCCGGGGGCGCGCGGCAGTCCGTCAATCTCTACGCCCTGCCCGGACATGCGCCGCTGCCGGATCATCCCGCCCCCTTCGCGCTGGGGTCTCTGGAGCGCGAGGTGCTCCGAACCCTGGCCGGTGCCCCGCGTTCGGACCGGCGTGAGCCCGCCTTCGCGCGGCTGACGGCGGTGCTGTGGGATCGTCTTGCCCGGCCCGCCGGAGCACCCGGCCTCCCCCTGCCCGCCGATCCCCGGCTGCGCCGGATCGCCCTGACCCATCTCGACGGCGCCGAACAGCCGCTCGACCGCTGGGCCGAGGCCCTCGGCCTGTCGCGGCGCAGCCTGCAACGCCTCGTCGCCCGCGACACGGGCCGGAACTGGGCCACCTGGATGCGCGCGCTGCGGCTGGCCCGCGCCCTCGCGCCGCTGATGGCGGGCGCGAGCGTCCAGACCGCCGCCCATGCCGCAGGCTATGCCACCGCGAGCGGCTTCGTCGCCGCCTTCCATGCCGCCTATGGGATCACGCCCGGCCAGATGCAGCGCCGGATGGGGGTCTGA
- a CDS encoding sulfite exporter TauE/SafE family protein, translating to MRIEDMGLLAGAGLLGGLCNAIAGGGTFFTFPALLAAGLSPVTAGATSAVAIWAGHAASLIGEGAVLRQELGARPGRVALFALASAGGAALLLASGDALFRQMIPWLLLFATLLFAAGPALNRWLARREVSVPPGIAGLAEGIVAVYGGYFGAGLGVLLLALLTLTGGENLSRLNVVKNALATLATSIAVLIFAFGGAVAWEPAVLVFLGAAAGGVLGGRLARRVSPRALRVAVVGLGLLLSWHYA from the coding sequence ATGCGGATCGAGGATATGGGACTGCTCGCGGGTGCGGGCCTGCTGGGCGGGCTGTGCAACGCGATTGCGGGCGGCGGCACTTTCTTTACCTTCCCGGCGCTTCTGGCCGCGGGGCTGTCGCCGGTGACGGCGGGCGCGACGAGCGCGGTGGCGATCTGGGCGGGGCACGCCGCGAGCCTGATCGGCGAGGGCGCGGTGCTGCGGCAGGAACTCGGCGCACGGCCGGGGCGGGTGGCGCTGTTCGCGCTGGCCTCGGCGGGGGGCGCGGCGCTGCTGCTCGCATCGGGCGACGCGCTGTTCCGGCAGATGATCCCCTGGCTCCTGCTCTTTGCGACGCTGCTCTTCGCGGCCGGTCCGGCGCTGAACCGCTGGCTGGCGCGTCGGGAGGTGAGCGTCCCGCCCGGCATCGCCGGCCTCGCGGAGGGGATCGTGGCGGTCTATGGCGGCTATTTCGGGGCGGGGCTGGGGGTGCTGCTGCTGGCGCTGCTCACCCTGACCGGAGGCGAGAACCTGTCGCGGCTGAACGTGGTCAAGAACGCGCTGGCGACGCTCGCGACCAGCATCGCGGTGCTGATCTTCGCCTTCGGCGGGGCGGTGGCCTGGGAGCCGGCCGTGCTGGTCTTTCTGGGTGCGGCGGCGGGCGGCGTGCTGGGCGGCCGGCTGGCGCGCCGGGTGAGCCCGCGGG